In Rhodothermus marinus DSM 4252, a single genomic region encodes these proteins:
- a CDS encoding chemotaxis protein CheA, which translates to MSEHPIFSEEMREIVESFIVETREIFEDLEHDLLQLEKTPDDRQLVDKIFRAVHTVKGTSGFLSLEQLSLLAHHFEDVLNRLRKGTLAFEPAMMDVLFEAFDLMKQLLHQVEERNLQPIPLEDILRKLKALADEEAAAGSADKTTPTAPQEPSAPTPAQSASADPQEAAALEALAETLFSEEMREIVESFIVETREIFEDLEHDLLQLEKTPDDRQLVDKIFRAVHTVKGTSGFLSLEQLSLLAHHFEDVLNRLRKGTLAFEPAMMDVLFEAFDLMKQLLHQVETRKLQPLPIGAVIERLQAIAEGKPAPARSGSTPAAATPEARTTPPATAPSSETADASRSTPAASTPSGNGQAARRDQSTETIRVEVRRLDNLMDLVGELVLGRNRLLQLLSELSTDGDNAELLRELADTTTQIDFITTELQSAVMHTRMVQIGRVFNKFPRLVRDLAREFNKQIELIIEGEETELDKSLIEEISDPLVHLIRNAADHGIEDPETRRARGKSPTGRIRLAASQEGNHIVIEIEDDGAGIDPEKIKAKALEKGLITEKEATEMSDREALELIFRAGFSTAQRVSKVSGRGVGMDVVKTNITKLNGTISVHSVPGQGTRFTLKLPLTLAIIQSLLVRVGEEAFAIPLHSVIEVVGLESDTVYTIKGREVIRLRDTVIPLLRVGEMLQVPGWTYHPERAYAVIVGIAHHRLGLIVDDLIGQKEIVIKPLGNYLKKVPGVAGSTILGDGRVIMILDVGELVRMETQRLRGSEAFQAALVTA; encoded by the coding sequence ATGAGCGAGCATCCGATTTTTTCGGAGGAGATGCGGGAGATTGTCGAGAGCTTCATCGTCGAGACGCGCGAAATCTTCGAAGACCTGGAGCACGACCTGCTCCAGCTCGAAAAAACTCCCGACGACCGACAGCTCGTCGACAAAATCTTCCGCGCCGTCCACACCGTCAAAGGCACCTCCGGCTTCCTCAGCCTCGAACAACTCAGCCTCCTGGCCCACCACTTCGAGGACGTCCTCAACCGCCTCCGCAAAGGCACGCTCGCCTTCGAGCCCGCCATGATGGACGTCCTCTTCGAAGCCTTCGACCTGATGAAACAACTCCTCCACCAGGTCGAGGAGCGCAACCTCCAGCCCATTCCGCTGGAGGACATCCTGCGTAAGCTCAAAGCGCTGGCCGACGAGGAGGCTGCAGCCGGAAGCGCCGATAAAACGACCCCAACCGCTCCTCAGGAACCATCGGCACCGACTCCTGCGCAATCTGCGTCTGCTGACCCCCAGGAAGCCGCTGCTCTGGAGGCCCTGGCCGAGACGCTCTTTTCGGAGGAGATGCGGGAGATTGTCGAGAGCTTCATCGTCGAGACGCGCGAAATCTTCGAAGACCTGGAGCACGACCTGCTCCAGCTCGAAAAAACTCCCGACGACCGACAGCTCGTCGACAAAATCTTCCGCGCCGTCCACACCGTCAAAGGCACCTCCGGCTTCCTCAGCCTCGAACAACTCAGCCTCCTGGCCCACCACTTCGAGGACGTCCTCAACCGCCTCCGCAAAGGCACGCTCGCCTTCGAGCCCGCCATGATGGACGTCCTCTTCGAAGCCTTCGACCTGATGAAACAACTCCTCCACCAGGTCGAAACACGTAAGCTGCAGCCGCTACCCATCGGCGCTGTCATCGAAAGACTTCAGGCAATTGCTGAGGGCAAGCCGGCGCCCGCCCGCTCCGGATCTACGCCTGCGGCGGCCACGCCGGAAGCCCGGACCACACCACCGGCTACGGCGCCTTCCTCGGAGACAGCCGATGCGTCCCGATCGACTCCGGCTGCTTCGACGCCTTCGGGCAACGGACAGGCCGCCCGCCGGGATCAGAGCACTGAGACGATCCGCGTCGAGGTGCGCCGCCTCGACAACCTCATGGACCTGGTGGGCGAGCTGGTGCTGGGCCGCAACCGACTGCTCCAGCTTCTCAGCGAGCTGAGCACCGACGGCGACAACGCCGAGCTGCTCCGCGAGCTGGCCGACACGACCACCCAGATCGACTTCATCACCACCGAGCTGCAGTCGGCCGTCATGCACACGCGCATGGTGCAGATCGGCCGTGTGTTCAACAAGTTTCCGCGCCTGGTGCGCGATCTGGCCCGCGAGTTCAACAAGCAGATCGAGCTGATCATCGAGGGCGAAGAGACCGAGCTGGACAAGTCGCTCATCGAGGAGATCAGCGATCCGCTGGTGCACCTGATCCGGAATGCCGCCGACCACGGCATCGAGGATCCCGAAACACGCCGCGCCCGGGGCAAGTCGCCCACCGGCCGCATTCGGCTGGCCGCCTCGCAGGAGGGCAACCACATCGTCATCGAAATCGAAGACGATGGCGCCGGCATCGATCCGGAGAAAATCAAGGCCAAAGCCCTGGAAAAAGGCCTCATCACTGAGAAAGAGGCTACCGAGATGAGCGACCGCGAGGCGCTGGAGCTTATTTTCCGAGCCGGCTTCAGCACGGCGCAGCGCGTCAGCAAAGTATCAGGCCGGGGCGTGGGCATGGACGTGGTCAAGACCAACATCACCAAGTTGAACGGCACCATTAGCGTCCATTCGGTGCCCGGCCAGGGAACGCGCTTCACGCTCAAACTGCCGCTGACGCTGGCCATCATCCAGAGCCTGCTGGTGCGCGTGGGCGAAGAAGCCTTCGCCATCCCGCTGCATTCGGTCATTGAAGTGGTCGGGCTTGAATCCGACACGGTTTACACCATCAAAGGCCGCGAAGTCATCCGCCTGCGCGACACGGTCATCCCGTTGCTGCGCGTGGGCGAAATGCTGCAGGTACCCGGATGGACGTACCATCCCGAACGGGCCTACGCCGTCATTGTGGGCATCGCCCATCATCGACTGGGCCTGATCGTGGACGATCTGATCGGCCAGAAGGAAATCGTGATCAAGCCGCTGGGCAACTACCTCAAGAAGGTGCCCGGCGTGGCCGGGTCCACGATCCTCGGCGACGGTCGGGTGATCATGATTCTGGATGTGGGCGAGCTGGTGCGCATGGAAACGCAGCGTCTTCGCGGCAGCGAAGCCTTTCAGGCCGCGCTGGTCACAGCCTGA
- a CDS encoding protein phosphatase CheZ codes for MTTNHIQELLSKLNELRAVFILGQRAIPFIEEVVYFLREISPLLSEVNDSLAESTRKMPRASSQLKSVTQATEMATTEILDLIDVVLNDLDTFRKSWAAAPEALQTLQSQEEQLWQPLPESWNERLQTLLEERRQHYATLQAMLESQQQLVDSLRDRMNRIMMALQVQDITAQQLAAVNHLIESVRYRMAQLIRRLGSEVLDDLELPRQLFAEGTFDPHARYDRDGRRQQQVDALVDALQHNASLPEDGESTGPASQDEIDALFSGNSTPASQDEIDSLFSSGTPTSQDEIDALFGGGSTPASQDEIDALFGGGSTPASQDEIDALFNPKRNDSNS; via the coding sequence ATGACGACCAATCACATACAGGAGCTGCTTTCCAAGCTGAACGAGCTGCGCGCCGTCTTCATTCTCGGCCAACGGGCCATTCCGTTCATCGAAGAGGTGGTCTATTTCCTCCGGGAGATCTCCCCGCTCCTCTCGGAGGTCAACGACTCGCTGGCCGAAAGCACCCGCAAAATGCCGCGGGCAAGCTCGCAGCTCAAAAGCGTCACGCAGGCCACCGAAATGGCCACCACGGAGATCCTCGACCTGATCGACGTGGTGCTGAATGACCTGGATACGTTCAGAAAGTCCTGGGCCGCGGCACCCGAGGCGCTCCAGACGCTGCAATCCCAGGAGGAGCAGCTCTGGCAGCCGCTTCCGGAGAGCTGGAACGAGCGGCTCCAGACGCTGCTGGAAGAGCGCCGGCAGCATTATGCCACGCTGCAGGCCATGCTGGAAAGCCAGCAGCAGCTCGTCGACTCGCTGCGCGATCGCATGAACCGCATCATGATGGCGCTGCAGGTGCAGGACATCACCGCCCAGCAGCTGGCCGCCGTCAACCACCTGATCGAGTCGGTGCGGTATCGCATGGCCCAGCTCATCCGGCGACTGGGCAGTGAGGTGCTCGACGACCTGGAGCTGCCCCGGCAGCTCTTTGCCGAAGGGACGTTCGATCCCCACGCCCGCTACGATCGTGACGGCCGCCGCCAGCAACAGGTCGACGCGCTGGTCGACGCCCTGCAGCACAATGCATCGCTTCCGGAAGATGGCGAAAGCACTGGTCCGGCTTCGCAGGACGAAATCGACGCACTCTTTAGCGGAAACAGCACACCGGCCTCGCAGGACGAAATCGATAGTCTGTTCAGCAGCGGCACCCCGACCTCGCAGGATGAAATCGACGCCCTGTTCGGCGGCGGAAGCACTCCCGCCTCCCAGGACGAAATCGACGCCCTGTTCGGCGGTGGAAGCACCCCCGCCTCCCAGGACGAAATCGATGCCCTGTTCAATCCGAAGCGGAACGACTCGAATAGCTGA
- a CDS encoding chemotaxis response regulator CheY, translated as MTFLVVDDSPTMRRIVCNALREIGYTDVVEASDGADALEKLEQGSIDFVITDWNMPNMNGLELTKAIRSHARFGNLPILMVTTRGMKEDVIAAMQARVNNYIVKPFTPEVLREKINLILKTA; from the coding sequence ATGACGTTCCTGGTCGTCGATGATTCCCCCACGATGCGGCGCATCGTCTGCAACGCGCTGCGCGAGATCGGCTACACCGACGTGGTCGAGGCCAGCGATGGGGCCGACGCGCTGGAAAAACTGGAGCAGGGCTCCATCGACTTCGTCATCACCGACTGGAACATGCCCAACATGAACGGGCTGGAGCTGACGAAAGCCATTCGCAGTCACGCCCGCTTCGGCAACCTGCCGATCCTGATGGTCACCACACGCGGGATGAAGGAGGACGTGATCGCCGCGATGCAAGCCCGCGTCAACAACTACATCGTCAAGCCCTTTACGCCGGAAGTGCTCCGCGAAAAGATCAACCTGATTCTGAAAACCGCCTGA